In Babylonia areolata isolate BAREFJ2019XMU chromosome 19, ASM4173473v1, whole genome shotgun sequence, a single window of DNA contains:
- the LOC143294053 gene encoding ferroportin-like isoform X1, which translates to MSKKAMKKASLDTTNVMLTSFAVVKEREKKTAATPTFDHGKTHSAAGKVNEAFQIDTSDQSEKKDFRLDSLKLCDTGKTGNNVYENECKGSEESGAESVGNATRDCEKAREQCNDSTSRDVVSKSDVESEKVDSVRGKVKSVKTSLQKWVTGTNFIVYVSHFLSAWGDRMWSFGIGLFLVSIASENLQLPAVYGLSSSLTVFFLGALVGDWVDHTPRLKAAQLSLVLQNVFVVICVAGVYAYLWFEFEITHDYGAWLMRLCHAGIIVMGILSNLASLARMISVERDWIVEICGKDKDMLAKMTSSLRRIDQATLILAPIATGQIMTFAGLQNGAVFIAAWNVVSVFVEYYLMWKVYNTVPALRAKKESCRADETPGIEAEEEMEVNMAAETPDSGLASDNKDDVALTSDTNKAENASTDVALTSDVDKPEDNSTSVNSPEAGEAGSSVMYSKRDGDKDKEDDDTQAVDVVIKDKKEEEGKEGRGGCGNMLICSRFLALYRGWRTYMRYSVALAGMALACLYMTVLGFDNITVAYAVTQGVSESILGVLMGASAVFGILGTFAYPIMRRRLGLVRTGIFALSCEVTCLILCVVSVWMPGSPFDPLYYINPKESRLQCYNVTVDPPRVSTVLPPGNTSTVVSNIGTSPLSADNSTESGIVTACETEVRGPESYISVGMLMAGIVLARFGLWTADLTITQLFLEAVVEGERGVVNGVQSSLNKLMDVLKFVLVVGVPDIPVFGFLIIVSFLFICLGWLLYAIFLRRQRGHFFHLEKCAVGRNGHAETPEAA; encoded by the exons ATGTCAAAGAAGGCAATGAAAAAGGCCAGTTTAGATACCACCAATGTAATGCTTACCTCTTTTGCTGTTgtcaaggaaagagagaagaaaaccgcTGCGACCCCTACTTTTGATCATGGGAAGACACATTCTGCTGCTGGCAAAGTGAATGAAGCGTTTCAGATTGATACTTCTGACCAGAGTGAGAAAAAAGACTTCAGGCTTGACAGCCTTAAACTTTGCGATACAGGAAAAACTGGGAACAATGTCTATGAAAATGAATGTAAGGGGAGTGAGGAAAGTGGTGCTGAAAGTGTTGGAAATGCTACCCGAGACTGTGAGAAAGCAAGAGAACAATGTAATGATTCTACAAGTCGTGATGTTGTGAGTAAATCGGATGTAGAATCTGAAAAAGTTGATTCAGTACGGGGGAAAGTCAAAAGTGTTAAAA CCTCATTACAGAAGTGGGTGACTGGCACCAACTTCATCGTCTATGTCTCCCACTTCTTGTCAGCATGG GGGGACCGTATGTGGTCGTTCGGTATTGGCCTCTTCCTGGTCAGCATCGCTTCCGAGAACCTGCAGCTGCCTGCAGTGTATGGTCTGTCATCCAGCCTCACTGTCTTTTTCCTGGGGGCTCTTGTAGGGGACTGGGTGGATCACACGCCAAGGCTGAAAG CTGCCCAGCTGTCTCTGGTTCTTCAGAATGTGTTTGTGGTGATTTGCGTTGCGGGCGTGTACGCCTACCTGTGGTTTGAGTTTGAAATCACACACGACTACGGGGCGTGGCTGATGCGGCTTTGCCATGCGGGCATCATCGTCATGGGCATACTGTCCAACCTGGCCAGTCTAGCGCGAATGATTTCGGTGGAGCGTGACTGGATTGTGGAGATCTGTGGCAAGGATAAGGACATGCTGGCCA AAATGACATCCTCGCTGAGAAGGATCGATCAGGCCACGCTCATCCTGGCACCCATCGCCACAGGCCAGATCATGACCTTCGCAGGTCTGCAGAATGGCGCCGTCTTCATCGCAGCCTGGAACGTGGTGTCGGTGTTCGTGGAGTACTACCTCATGTGGAAGGTCTACAACACAGTGCCCGCTCTGAGAGCGAAGAAGGAAAGCTGTCGTGCAGATG AAACCCCAGGCattgaagcagaagaagaaatggaggtaAACATGGCAGCGGAAACACCTGACAGTGGCCTTGCCTCCGACAACAAAGATGATGTCGCCTTGACCTCAGACACCAATAAAGCAGAGAATGCCAGCACTGATGTTGCGTTAACTTCAGATGTTGATAAACCAGAGGACAACAGCACAAGTGTGAACTCCCCTGAAGCAGGTGAAGCAGGCAGCAGCGTGATGTACTCAAAACGTGATggtgacaaagacaaagag GATGACGACACACAGGCAGTGGACGTGGTGATcaaggacaagaaggaggaggaggggaaggaggggaggggtggctgTGGCAACATGCTCATCTGTTCCCGCTTCCTGGCTCTGTACCGCGGGTGGCGGACCTACATGAGATACAGTGTGGCCCTGGCGGGAATGGCGCTGGCCTGTCTGTACATGACTGTGCTGGGCTTTGATAACATCACTGTGG CTTACGCTGTGACACAGGGTGTCTCAGAGTCCATCCTGGGTGTCTTGATGGGCGCCTCTGCAGTGTTCGGCATTCTGGGAACGTTCGCTTACCCCATCATGCGACGTCGACTGGGTCTAGTGCGCACAGGGATCTTCGCCCTGTCCTGTGAGGTGACCTGTCTGatcctgtgtgtggtgtctgtgtggatgcCAGGGTCCCCGTTCGACCCACTGTATTACATCAACCCTAAGGAATCCCGTCTGCAGTGCTACAATGTGACAGTGGATCCTCCTAGGGTGTCGACTGTTCTG CCACCTGGCAACACAAGCACTGTGGTCAGCAACATTGGTACGTCTCCACTGTCTGCGGACAACAGCACTGAGAGTGGCATTGTGACTGCCTGCGAGACAGAAGTGAGGGGACCGGAGTCATACATCTCTGTGGGAATGCTCATGGCAGGCATCGTCCTTGCTCGATTTG GGCTGTGGACGGCGGACCTGACCATCACCCAGCTGTTCCTGGaggcggtggtggagggggagcggggggtggtgAACGGGGTTCAGAGCTCCCTCAACAAGCTGATGGACGTGCTCAAGTTcgtgctggtggtgggggtgcccGACATCCCTGTGTTCGGCTTCCTCATCATCGTCTCCTTCCTCTTCATCTGCCTCGGCTGGCTGCTTTATGCCATCTTCTTGAGGCGCCAGCGGGGGCATTTCTTCCACCTGGAGAAGTGTGCAGTCGGGCGGAACGGCCATGCGGAGACACCTGAGGCTGCTTGa
- the LOC143294053 gene encoding ferroportin-like isoform X2, whose protein sequence is MCSSLQKWVTGTNFIVYVSHFLSAWGDRMWSFGIGLFLVSIASENLQLPAVYGLSSSLTVFFLGALVGDWVDHTPRLKAAQLSLVLQNVFVVICVAGVYAYLWFEFEITHDYGAWLMRLCHAGIIVMGILSNLASLARMISVERDWIVEICGKDKDMLAKMTSSLRRIDQATLILAPIATGQIMTFAGLQNGAVFIAAWNVVSVFVEYYLMWKVYNTVPALRAKKESCRADETPGIEAEEEMEVNMAAETPDSGLASDNKDDVALTSDTNKAENASTDVALTSDVDKPEDNSTSVNSPEAGEAGSSVMYSKRDGDKDKEDDDTQAVDVVIKDKKEEEGKEGRGGCGNMLICSRFLALYRGWRTYMRYSVALAGMALACLYMTVLGFDNITVAYAVTQGVSESILGVLMGASAVFGILGTFAYPIMRRRLGLVRTGIFALSCEVTCLILCVVSVWMPGSPFDPLYYINPKESRLQCYNVTVDPPRVSTVLPPGNTSTVVSNIGTSPLSADNSTESGIVTACETEVRGPESYISVGMLMAGIVLARFGLWTADLTITQLFLEAVVEGERGVVNGVQSSLNKLMDVLKFVLVVGVPDIPVFGFLIIVSFLFICLGWLLYAIFLRRQRGHFFHLEKCAVGRNGHAETPEAA, encoded by the exons CCTCATTACAGAAGTGGGTGACTGGCACCAACTTCATCGTCTATGTCTCCCACTTCTTGTCAGCATGG GGGGACCGTATGTGGTCGTTCGGTATTGGCCTCTTCCTGGTCAGCATCGCTTCCGAGAACCTGCAGCTGCCTGCAGTGTATGGTCTGTCATCCAGCCTCACTGTCTTTTTCCTGGGGGCTCTTGTAGGGGACTGGGTGGATCACACGCCAAGGCTGAAAG CTGCCCAGCTGTCTCTGGTTCTTCAGAATGTGTTTGTGGTGATTTGCGTTGCGGGCGTGTACGCCTACCTGTGGTTTGAGTTTGAAATCACACACGACTACGGGGCGTGGCTGATGCGGCTTTGCCATGCGGGCATCATCGTCATGGGCATACTGTCCAACCTGGCCAGTCTAGCGCGAATGATTTCGGTGGAGCGTGACTGGATTGTGGAGATCTGTGGCAAGGATAAGGACATGCTGGCCA AAATGACATCCTCGCTGAGAAGGATCGATCAGGCCACGCTCATCCTGGCACCCATCGCCACAGGCCAGATCATGACCTTCGCAGGTCTGCAGAATGGCGCCGTCTTCATCGCAGCCTGGAACGTGGTGTCGGTGTTCGTGGAGTACTACCTCATGTGGAAGGTCTACAACACAGTGCCCGCTCTGAGAGCGAAGAAGGAAAGCTGTCGTGCAGATG AAACCCCAGGCattgaagcagaagaagaaatggaggtaAACATGGCAGCGGAAACACCTGACAGTGGCCTTGCCTCCGACAACAAAGATGATGTCGCCTTGACCTCAGACACCAATAAAGCAGAGAATGCCAGCACTGATGTTGCGTTAACTTCAGATGTTGATAAACCAGAGGACAACAGCACAAGTGTGAACTCCCCTGAAGCAGGTGAAGCAGGCAGCAGCGTGATGTACTCAAAACGTGATggtgacaaagacaaagag GATGACGACACACAGGCAGTGGACGTGGTGATcaaggacaagaaggaggaggaggggaaggaggggaggggtggctgTGGCAACATGCTCATCTGTTCCCGCTTCCTGGCTCTGTACCGCGGGTGGCGGACCTACATGAGATACAGTGTGGCCCTGGCGGGAATGGCGCTGGCCTGTCTGTACATGACTGTGCTGGGCTTTGATAACATCACTGTGG CTTACGCTGTGACACAGGGTGTCTCAGAGTCCATCCTGGGTGTCTTGATGGGCGCCTCTGCAGTGTTCGGCATTCTGGGAACGTTCGCTTACCCCATCATGCGACGTCGACTGGGTCTAGTGCGCACAGGGATCTTCGCCCTGTCCTGTGAGGTGACCTGTCTGatcctgtgtgtggtgtctgtgtggatgcCAGGGTCCCCGTTCGACCCACTGTATTACATCAACCCTAAGGAATCCCGTCTGCAGTGCTACAATGTGACAGTGGATCCTCCTAGGGTGTCGACTGTTCTG CCACCTGGCAACACAAGCACTGTGGTCAGCAACATTGGTACGTCTCCACTGTCTGCGGACAACAGCACTGAGAGTGGCATTGTGACTGCCTGCGAGACAGAAGTGAGGGGACCGGAGTCATACATCTCTGTGGGAATGCTCATGGCAGGCATCGTCCTTGCTCGATTTG GGCTGTGGACGGCGGACCTGACCATCACCCAGCTGTTCCTGGaggcggtggtggagggggagcggggggtggtgAACGGGGTTCAGAGCTCCCTCAACAAGCTGATGGACGTGCTCAAGTTcgtgctggtggtgggggtgcccGACATCCCTGTGTTCGGCTTCCTCATCATCGTCTCCTTCCTCTTCATCTGCCTCGGCTGGCTGCTTTATGCCATCTTCTTGAGGCGCCAGCGGGGGCATTTCTTCCACCTGGAGAAGTGTGCAGTCGGGCGGAACGGCCATGCGGAGACACCTGAGGCTGCTTGa